Proteins encoded by one window of Streptomyces uncialis:
- a CDS encoding PH domain-containing protein, translating into MDTGSAEGTGVAGPAEETAGGEPVWTGLPPGLLRMRRLLLVVWMVPLTAATGVLLGLFAGTGWAAFAALPLAVLLWGWPMLGRNWRSWRYAERADDLLISRGVLWHEQTIVPYGRMQLVEVTSGPVERYFGLASVQLHTAAAASDARIPGLLPEEAERLRDRLTELGEARSAGL; encoded by the coding sequence ATGGATACGGGGAGCGCGGAAGGAACCGGGGTCGCGGGCCCGGCGGAGGAGACCGCCGGGGGTGAGCCGGTGTGGACGGGGCTGCCGCCCGGACTGCTGCGGATGCGGCGGCTGCTGCTCGTGGTGTGGATGGTGCCGCTGACGGCGGCCACGGGGGTGCTCCTCGGGCTGTTCGCGGGCACCGGCTGGGCCGCCTTCGCCGCGCTGCCGCTGGCGGTGCTGCTGTGGGGCTGGCCGATGCTGGGCCGCAACTGGCGCTCCTGGCGGTACGCGGAACGCGCCGACGACCTGCTGATCAGCCGGGGTGTGCTCTGGCACGAGCAGACCATCGTGCCGTACGGGCGGATGCAGCTCGTCGAGGTCACGTCCGGACCCGTCGAGCGGTACTTCGGGCTGGCCAGTGTGCAACTGCACACGGCCGCCGCCGCGAGCGACGCCCGTATCCCCGGGCTGCTGCCCGAGGAAGCGGAACGGCTGCGTGACCGGCTCACCGAGCTGGGCGAGGCACGATCGGCGGGCCTGTGA
- a CDS encoding NADH-quinone oxidoreductase subunit D, which yields MTPVTGPTETVVGIGGAAESTDMVLNIGPQHPSTHGVLRLRLVLDGEVIRHAEPVVGYMHRGAEKLFEARDYRQIVMLANRHDWLSAFSNELGVVIAVERMLGMEVPERAVWTRTLLAELNRVLNHLMFLGSYPLELGGITPVFHAFREREELQTVMEEVSGGRMHYMFNRVGGLKEDVPAGWTSRAREAVASVRSRMDVYDRLVLGNEIFRGRTRGVGVLTPEAVHAYGVSGPIARASGVDFDLRRDEPYLAYGELGDVLRVVTREEGDCLARFECLLDQTHNALDLADACLDRIVELPPGPVNQRLPKVLKAPEGHTYAWTENPLGINGYYLVSKGEKTPYRLKLRSASYNNIQALAELLPGTLVADMVAILGSLFFVVGDIDK from the coding sequence ATGACGCCCGTGACCGGGCCGACGGAGACCGTGGTCGGTATCGGCGGTGCGGCGGAGAGCACCGACATGGTGCTCAACATCGGTCCCCAGCATCCGTCGACCCACGGGGTGCTGCGGCTGCGGCTGGTCCTGGACGGTGAGGTGATCCGGCACGCCGAGCCGGTCGTCGGGTACATGCACCGGGGCGCGGAGAAACTCTTCGAGGCGCGTGACTACCGCCAGATCGTGATGCTGGCCAACCGCCACGACTGGCTGTCCGCTTTCTCCAACGAGCTGGGCGTCGTCATCGCGGTGGAGCGCATGCTCGGGATGGAGGTCCCCGAGCGCGCGGTGTGGACCCGTACGCTGCTCGCCGAGCTGAACCGGGTGCTGAACCATCTGATGTTCCTGGGTTCGTACCCGCTGGAGCTGGGCGGGATCACCCCGGTGTTCCATGCCTTCCGGGAGCGCGAGGAGCTCCAGACCGTCATGGAGGAGGTCTCCGGCGGCCGGATGCACTACATGTTCAACCGGGTCGGCGGCCTCAAGGAGGACGTGCCCGCCGGGTGGACGTCCCGCGCGCGGGAGGCCGTCGCGTCGGTGCGGTCCCGGATGGACGTGTACGACCGGCTGGTGCTCGGCAACGAGATCTTCCGGGGACGCACCCGGGGCGTCGGCGTCCTCACTCCGGAGGCGGTGCACGCGTACGGGGTGAGCGGCCCCATCGCGCGCGCGTCGGGCGTCGACTTCGACCTGCGCCGGGACGAGCCCTATCTGGCGTACGGGGAGCTGGGTGACGTCCTGCGGGTCGTCACGCGCGAGGAGGGCGACTGCCTGGCCCGCTTCGAGTGCCTGCTGGACCAGACCCACAACGCCCTCGACCTCGCCGACGCCTGTCTCGACCGGATCGTGGAGCTGCCGCCGGGCCCGGTCAACCAGCGGCTGCCCAAGGTGCTCAAGGCGCCCGAGGGCCACACCTACGCGTGGACCGAGAACCCGCTCGGTATCAACGGCTACTACCTGGTGTCGAAGGGGGAGAAGACCCCGTACCGGCTGAAGCTGCGCTCCGCGTCGTACAACAACATCCAGGCCCTGGCGGAACTGCTGCCGGGCACCCTGGTGGCGGACATGGTGGCCATCCTGGGGTCGCTGTTCTTCGTCGTCGGGGACATCGACAAGTAG